A genomic window from Aurantimicrobium photophilum includes:
- the thrS gene encoding threonine--tRNA ligase translates to MRVNGELRDLAHVLNAGDVVEPVAIDSADGLNILRHSAAHVLAQAVQNVNPEAKLGIGPPVTDGFYYDFDVEEAFTPEDMKALEKAMSRIVRAGQRFMRRVVTEEEARAELAAEPYKLELIGLKGGNTGDDNESVEVGGNELTIYDNVDPATGETVWKDLCRGPHIPNTRMIGEGFALTRLAAAYWRGSENNPQLQRIYGTAWPSKADLRAYQERLEEAAKRDHRRLGSELDLFSFPDEIGSGLPVFHPKGGVIRRTMEDYSRRRHEEGGYEFVYSPHITKSNLFETSGHLDWYSDGMFPPMKLDEIRNEAGDVTRQGVDYYLKPMNCPFHILIFKSRSKSYRELPLRLFEFGSVYRYEKSGVVHGLTRVRGMTQDDAHIFTTRENMKEELTKVLNFVLSLLRDYGLDDFYLELSTKDPKKYVGDDAIWDEATETLRQVAEDSGLTLVPDPGGAAFYGPKISVQARDAIGRTWQMSTIQLDFNLPERFDLEYTGSDGNRHRPVMIHRALFGSIERFFGVLTEHYAGAFPLWLAPVQAIGIAVAEEYEEYLSGVLDQLKAEGLRVQLDASDDRMQKKIRNAAAQKIPVQIIAGEEDRNNGAVSFRFRDGSQRNGIPVSEAIALLVGAAKDHRQVLTADDL, encoded by the coding sequence ATGCGTGTCAACGGCGAACTTCGTGACCTAGCTCACGTCCTCAATGCTGGTGACGTTGTTGAACCTGTTGCCATCGATTCGGCAGATGGCTTGAACATCCTTCGCCACTCGGCCGCTCACGTACTTGCCCAGGCTGTCCAGAATGTGAATCCTGAAGCAAAGCTGGGAATCGGCCCTCCCGTCACTGACGGTTTCTATTACGACTTCGATGTTGAAGAAGCCTTCACGCCAGAAGACATGAAGGCCTTGGAAAAGGCCATGTCTCGCATTGTTCGCGCTGGACAGCGCTTCATGCGTCGCGTTGTCACCGAGGAAGAAGCTCGTGCAGAACTTGCTGCAGAGCCATACAAACTTGAACTGATCGGCCTCAAGGGTGGAAACACCGGAGATGACAACGAGAGCGTTGAAGTCGGTGGCAATGAACTCACCATCTACGACAACGTAGATCCCGCCACCGGGGAGACCGTGTGGAAGGACCTCTGCCGCGGTCCTCACATTCCGAACACGCGCATGATTGGTGAAGGCTTCGCCCTCACTCGCCTGGCTGCTGCCTACTGGCGCGGTTCAGAAAACAACCCCCAGCTTCAGCGCATCTACGGCACCGCATGGCCTTCAAAAGCAGACCTTCGTGCCTACCAAGAACGACTCGAAGAAGCTGCCAAGCGTGACCACCGCCGTTTGGGTAGTGAGCTTGATCTGTTTAGCTTCCCTGACGAGATTGGTTCTGGTCTTCCGGTATTCCACCCCAAGGGTGGTGTGATTCGTCGCACGATGGAGGATTACTCTCGTCGTCGCCACGAAGAAGGTGGCTATGAGTTTGTCTACTCACCTCACATCACCAAGTCGAACCTTTTTGAAACCAGCGGTCACCTCGACTGGTATTCCGATGGCATGTTCCCTCCCATGAAGTTGGACGAGATTCGCAACGAGGCAGGGGATGTGACCCGCCAGGGCGTCGACTACTACCTCAAGCCGATGAATTGCCCCTTCCACATCCTGATCTTCAAGTCACGCTCCAAGAGCTACCGCGAACTTCCCTTGCGTTTGTTCGAGTTTGGTTCTGTTTATCGTTATGAGAAGTCAGGTGTCGTTCACGGTCTGACTCGCGTTCGCGGTATGACTCAAGATGATGCTCACATCTTCACCACGCGCGAGAACATGAAAGAAGAACTCACCAAGGTTCTGAACTTCGTGCTGTCGCTCCTTCGAGACTACGGTCTGGATGACTTCTATCTGGAGCTCTCTACCAAGGACCCCAAGAAATATGTCGGCGATGACGCTATCTGGGACGAAGCCACCGAGACGCTACGCCAGGTTGCAGAGGACTCTGGATTGACCCTGGTGCCAGATCCAGGTGGTGCTGCCTTCTATGGCCCCAAAATCTCCGTACAGGCACGTGACGCAATTGGTCGTACCTGGCAGATGTCGACCATTCAACTCGATTTCAACCTGCCCGAGCGTTTTGATCTCGAATACACAGGCTCGGATGGCAATCGTCACCGTCCCGTCATGATCCACCGTGCCCTCTTTGGCTCAATCGAACGTTTCTTTGGCGTCTTGACGGAGCACTACGCTGGTGCATTCCCACTCTGGTTGGCTCCAGTCCAGGCCATCGGTATTGCTGTTGCTGAAGAGTATGAAGAGTATCTCTCCGGTGTTCTTGACCAGCTCAAGGCTGAAGGACTTCGCGTTCAACTGGATGCCAGTGATGACCGCATGCAGAAGAAGATCCGTAACGCCGCAGCCCAGAAGATCCCTGTGCAAATCATTGCTGGTGAAGAAGACCGCAACAACGGTGCCGTGAGCTTCCGTTTCCGTGACGGAAGTCAGCGCAACGGTATTCCGGTCAGTGAGGCAATCGCACTTCTCGTAGGTGCTGCCAAGGATCACCGTCAAGTACTCACTGCAGACGATCTATGA